In a genomic window of Thermodesulfobacteriota bacterium:
- a CDS encoding DnaJ domain-containing protein: protein MITLDKWRYERIVSELIDGKDIRIIAERFSRDRVFYFHVLRDISSGERSPNFKLLRKIAEKRRVSTDFIIEQARLVVNYTIPNYQSDAPDYYKTLGVDREAGDEEIRRNWIELMKSNHPDLAGAEASEKAKLINEAYGVLGNQEKREAYDRKFLPPVPVLVPTFDLQKNVYIGAPIVVVILIALIYAAGSGLIFKSQEEKEQMARVIEQPSLPNHVYRGDTLAERAEKLEQSVKIEEEVIDYDLLSSGEEMDKRVPLAAAEKNLPEAAPEKPAEKNAEARPESEEAEPAGEIIAAAPGAGNPAQGEAMVPIVNLPESRVSPEIVGGIAVAEATDAPAPTEIPHRAEPESRAEIADAEKKETAPAEEVKVAEATDAPAPTEIPRRAVEPEKPAELAAAPEPEKAPEKQAEAKPRLEDGKYYTVSSGDSLWTIARKFDTTTDKIKRLNNLDESKINIGDRLVVSGEPPPVTAKAKAPETAAVKAGPVKSTPAKEIKTAARQAEPVTPQVKGAPADVFDPGPSTTAIAHGTSVMRRPEPVPAGPDKSTLYGFVTEYITAYRGKDLPRLKTLFSSGAVENGVDFATVMKKYDSSFSSIDILNYDVKVKRALVQNDFGFVRGDFFVTYKDARTGALKSSKGNINWKLAWKDASWKIIELNYRIETSGGADG, encoded by the coding sequence TTGATAACACTGGATAAATGGAGATACGAGAGGATCGTATCCGAGCTCATTGACGGTAAGGACATAAGAATAATAGCGGAGCGGTTCTCGAGGGACAGGGTATTTTATTTCCACGTCCTCCGCGATATTTCCAGCGGCGAGCGCTCACCGAATTTCAAGCTTCTAAGGAAAATCGCCGAGAAGAGAAGGGTCAGCACCGATTTCATAATCGAGCAGGCCCGGCTCGTCGTCAACTACACGATCCCCAACTACCAGTCCGACGCACCGGATTATTATAAAACCCTCGGCGTGGACCGCGAAGCCGGCGACGAAGAGATCAGGCGGAACTGGATCGAGCTCATGAAGTCGAACCACCCCGACCTTGCAGGGGCAGAAGCTTCCGAAAAAGCGAAGCTCATAAACGAAGCCTACGGTGTCCTCGGCAACCAGGAAAAGCGCGAGGCGTACGACCGCAAATTCCTCCCGCCCGTGCCCGTTCTGGTGCCCACGTTCGACCTCCAGAAGAATGTTTACATAGGCGCGCCGATTGTCGTCGTGATACTCATAGCCCTCATATACGCGGCGGGCTCGGGGCTCATATTCAAATCGCAGGAAGAAAAGGAGCAGATGGCGAGGGTGATAGAGCAGCCCTCTCTCCCGAACCACGTCTACAGGGGCGATACGCTGGCCGAGCGCGCCGAAAAGCTCGAACAGTCCGTAAAGATCGAGGAGGAAGTGATTGACTACGACCTGCTGTCCTCCGGCGAAGAGATGGACAAACGAGTCCCGCTTGCAGCAGCCGAAAAGAACCTCCCGGAAGCCGCGCCTGAAAAACCCGCCGAAAAGAACGCCGAAGCCCGGCCCGAATCCGAAGAGGCGGAGCCGGCGGGCGAGATAATCGCCGCCGCTCCCGGGGCCGGCAATCCCGCACAGGGCGAGGCGATGGTCCCGATCGTAAACCTCCCGGAATCGAGGGTATCTCCCGAAATAGTCGGGGGAATCGCGGTCGCGGAAGCTACCGACGCCCCGGCGCCTACGGAAATCCCGCACAGGGCCGAGCCTGAAAGCCGGGCGGAAATAGCGGACGCCGAAAAGAAAGAGACAGCCCCGGCGGAAGAAGTGAAGGTCGCCGAGGCTACGGACGCACCTGCGCCCACCGAAATCCCTCGCCGCGCCGTCGAGCCCGAAAAGCCCGCCGAGCTGGCCGCCGCGCCGGAGCCCGAAAAGGCCCCGGAAAAACAGGCGGAGGCCAAACCCAGGCTCGAAGATGGCAAGTACTACACCGTATCGAGCGGCGATTCTCTCTGGACGATAGCCAGGAAGTTCGACACGACTACGGACAAGATCAAGAGGCTTAACAACCTCGACGAAAGCAAGATTAACATCGGCGACAGGCTGGTGGTATCCGGCGAGCCCCCGCCCGTGACGGCGAAAGCGAAAGCACCCGAAACCGCTGCGGTGAAGGCCGGGCCCGTAAAATCCACGCCTGCAAAGGAAATAAAAACGGCAGCCCGGCAGGCCGAGCCTGTAACGCCGCAGGTCAAGGGTGCGCCGGCCGACGTTTTCGATCCGGGGCCCTCGACTACCGCCATAGCGCACGGTACGAGCGTCATGCGCCGGCCCGAGCCGGTCCCGGCGGGTCCCGACAAGAGCACGCTCTACGGGTTCGTAACGGAATACATCACCGCCTACAGGGGCAAGGACCTCCCGAGGCTGAAGACGCTCTTTTCATCGGGCGCGGTAGAGAACGGGGTCGATTTCGCCACCGTTATGAAGAAGTATGACTCCAGCTTCAGCTCGATCGACATCCTCAACTACGACGTCAAGGTCAAAAGGGCGCTGGTTCAGAACGATTTCGGTTTCGTAAGGGGCGACTTTTTCGTAACCTACAAGGACGCGCGCACGGGTGCGCTCAAGAGCTCGAAGGGCAACATCAACTGGAAGCTCGCCTGGAAGGACGCAAGCTGGAAAATAATCGAGCTGAATTACAGGATAGAAACTTCGGGCGGCGCCGACGGGTGA
- the ndk gene encoding nucleoside-diphosphate kinase produces the protein MERTLSIIKPDGVEKNVIGEIIARFEKNGLKIAALKMVHLSKKEAEGFYIVHKERPFYGSLTDFMSRGPVVLMVLEGENAIAKNREIMGATNPEQAEPGTIRKDFATNIEENTVHGSDSPESAAFEIGYFFNAFELVR, from the coding sequence TTGGAACGCACGTTATCTATAATAAAGCCGGACGGAGTCGAAAAGAACGTAATTGGCGAGATCATCGCAAGGTTCGAGAAGAACGGGCTCAAAATAGCCGCCCTCAAGATGGTTCACCTTTCGAAAAAGGAGGCCGAGGGGTTTTACATAGTCCACAAGGAGAGGCCGTTTTACGGCTCGCTCACGGATTTCATGTCGAGGGGCCCCGTGGTGCTCATGGTGCTCGAAGGTGAAAACGCCATAGCGAAGAACAGGGAGATCATGGGGGCGACCAACCCCGAGCAGGCCGAGCCCGGAACCATAAGGAAGGACTTCGCCACCAACATCGAGGAGAACACCGTCCACGGCTCGGACTCGCCCGAATCGGCCGCATTCGAGATCGGATACTTCTTCAACGCATTCGAGCTCGTAAGGTAA
- a CDS encoding ATP-binding protein → MLIKRRLEKEMVKALERSPSVALTGPRQVGKTTLALNIAETEPSVYLDLENPLDLEKVRDIAVFHAANRDKLIILDEVQRLPEIFPRVRGIIDRERRKGRKTGQFLFLGSASLSLLQQSGESLAGRIAYLELFPVDVLELTDTETGGVNTLWLRGGFPESLLAASDHDSLAWRRDFIRTYLERDIPQLGPRIPAETLQRLWTMLAHNQGAPVNAAQLARSLGVSGTTIARYLDLMVDLLLVRRLQPWTFNEGKRLIRSPKVYVRDSGITHALLNITNYNDLLGHPVAGGSWEGFVLENILSVAFPGARSYYYRTPGGAEIDLVLEFGMRDRWAIEIKRSSVPSLSRGFHIGCEDVKASRRYVVYSGPDTFSMESGVIAVSLADLMREIAKQGK, encoded by the coding sequence ATGCTAATCAAGCGGCGGCTCGAAAAAGAAATGGTGAAGGCTCTCGAACGGAGCCCTTCGGTCGCTCTGACCGGGCCGCGCCAGGTGGGAAAAACCACGCTGGCTCTCAATATAGCCGAAACCGAACCTTCCGTTTATCTCGATCTCGAAAACCCCCTCGATCTTGAGAAAGTCCGGGACATTGCCGTTTTTCATGCCGCGAACAGGGACAAGCTGATTATTCTCGACGAGGTGCAGCGTCTGCCCGAAATCTTCCCTCGGGTCCGGGGCATTATCGACAGAGAGCGCCGGAAGGGAAGGAAAACGGGACAGTTTCTTTTTCTTGGCTCGGCTTCTCTATCGCTTCTGCAGCAGTCGGGCGAGTCGCTCGCGGGGCGAATCGCCTATCTCGAGCTTTTTCCTGTAGATGTACTCGAGCTCACTGATACTGAAACCGGGGGTGTAAACACTCTGTGGCTCAGAGGCGGATTTCCTGAAAGTCTTCTCGCCGCTTCCGATCACGACAGCCTTGCGTGGCGGCGCGATTTCATCAGAACATACCTGGAGCGCGACATTCCGCAGCTGGGTCCCAGGATACCGGCCGAGACGCTGCAGAGGTTGTGGACGATGCTAGCGCACAACCAGGGCGCGCCGGTAAACGCCGCACAGCTTGCCAGGAGCCTTGGGGTTTCCGGAACGACCATAGCACGCTATCTAGATTTGATGGTCGATCTTCTCCTGGTAAGACGGCTCCAGCCATGGACTTTCAACGAGGGGAAGCGCCTGATCCGCTCTCCCAAGGTTTACGTCAGGGACAGCGGCATAACTCACGCACTCCTCAATATTACGAATTACAACGATCTCCTCGGACATCCGGTCGCAGGCGGCAGCTGGGAAGGGTTTGTGCTGGAGAATATCCTTTCGGTAGCTTTTCCCGGGGCGCGTTCGTACTATTACCGCACGCCGGGCGGGGCCGAAATAGACCTGGTGCTGGAATTCGGCATGAGAGACAGGTGGGCGATCGAAATAAAACGGAGCTCGGTACCGTCTTTGTCGAGGGGGTTTCATATAGGCTGCGAAGACGTTAAAGCTTCAAGGAGATATGTCGTGTATTCGGGCCCGGATACATTTTCAATGGAGAGCGGCGTAATTGCAGTTTCCTTGGCCGACCTGATGCGGGAGATCGCCAAACAGGGGAAATAG
- the lipB gene encoding lipoyl(octanoyl) transferase LipB, with product MYTINAVDSGSKLTVHCEWHGTVPYADGLTLQDERAGAVRRGGSVGTLILLEHPPVLTDGRFGKGGNFLLPEDEIRRRGVGIHRTGRGGDVTFHGPGQLVSYPIIRLRDFGLGARAYVGALEETIMRTLADYGVESGRREGYPGVWTGGRKIASIGVAVRGGVTMHGSALNVNTDLSYFSLIVPCGITDVTVTSMKEMLGKELDVKDVARSFARNFGEVVGAKALFS from the coding sequence TTGTATACAATCAATGCCGTGGACTCCGGATCGAAGCTGACAGTACACTGCGAATGGCATGGGACAGTCCCCTACGCCGACGGCCTTACGCTCCAGGACGAGCGGGCCGGGGCCGTGAGGCGGGGCGGCTCCGTCGGTACGCTCATCCTCCTCGAACACCCGCCCGTCCTCACCGACGGCAGGTTCGGGAAAGGCGGGAATTTCCTCCTGCCCGAGGACGAGATAAGGCGGCGCGGCGTCGGGATACACAGGACGGGCAGGGGAGGGGACGTCACCTTCCACGGCCCGGGCCAGCTCGTTTCCTACCCCATAATAAGGCTCCGGGATTTCGGCCTCGGCGCACGGGCCTACGTCGGCGCGCTCGAAGAGACGATCATGCGGACGCTCGCGGATTACGGCGTGGAAAGCGGGCGCAGGGAAGGCTACCCCGGCGTCTGGACAGGGGGAAGGAAGATAGCGTCCATAGGCGTCGCAGTGCGCGGGGGAGTGACGATGCACGGCTCGGCGCTCAACGTGAACACCGACCTCTCCTACTTTTCACTGATAGTCCCCTGCGGGATTACGGACGTCACCGTGACTTCGATGAAGGAAATGCTCGGGAAAGAGCTCGACGTAAAGGACGTCGCCCGGAGCTTCGCCCGGAACTTCGGGGAGGTCGTAGGGGCAAAAGCCTTATTCTCTTAA
- the holA gene encoding DNA polymerase III subunit delta, with protein MKKKAAAKPGYEEFSRDLASGKLAPIVVFTGDQTYLGEKAVAELRKSLFGGDGDMGFTLVYGESASGKEIADNASTYPMFSGKKLIVVRNAEKLPAKELTPLEGYFASPSPATCLVLDYTGGKKPKLPKGDAAQYDFSMEKGGTTGTVVEAARVLGFEISRPAAEALVTLVGEDMRDIQNQLEKIALYKGDDRKITPADVDALTVRTKHADIYQLINAISRKDRKTAYRVLLDLEAAGEEPLSILGLVTWRFRLLWRAKELSEKRTPRDEMIKRLKISPGQLYYLGEDLKKFKYAELLRIMETLSEYDKKLKLSYAPKSFVLTKMVIDLCGAR; from the coding sequence ATGAAGAAAAAAGCTGCAGCAAAACCAGGATACGAAGAGTTCTCGCGTGACCTCGCCTCGGGGAAGCTCGCGCCGATAGTCGTATTCACCGGCGACCAGACGTATCTCGGCGAGAAGGCCGTGGCCGAGCTCAGAAAGAGCCTCTTCGGAGGGGACGGCGACATGGGGTTCACGCTCGTCTACGGCGAGAGCGCGTCGGGGAAGGAGATAGCCGACAACGCGAGCACGTACCCGATGTTCTCGGGAAAGAAGCTCATAGTCGTCCGGAACGCCGAAAAGCTCCCGGCGAAGGAGCTGACGCCGCTCGAAGGGTACTTCGCATCGCCCTCGCCCGCGACGTGCCTCGTCCTCGACTATACGGGCGGGAAAAAACCGAAGCTCCCCAAGGGCGACGCGGCGCAGTACGATTTTTCGATGGAAAAGGGCGGGACGACGGGCACCGTCGTAGAGGCCGCGCGCGTGCTCGGGTTCGAGATATCGAGGCCCGCGGCGGAGGCGCTTGTCACGCTCGTCGGCGAGGACATGCGCGACATCCAGAACCAGCTCGAAAAGATAGCGCTCTACAAGGGCGACGACAGGAAAATTACCCCCGCCGACGTGGACGCCCTGACTGTCAGAACAAAACACGCCGACATCTACCAGCTCATAAACGCCATATCGAGAAAGGACAGGAAGACCGCCTACAGGGTGCTTTTAGACCTCGAAGCCGCCGGGGAGGAGCCGCTTTCGATACTCGGGCTCGTAACGTGGCGGTTCAGGCTTTTGTGGAGGGCCAAGGAGCTTTCGGAGAAGCGCACACCCCGGGACGAAATGATAAAGCGGCTCAAGATTTCGCCGGGGCAGCTCTACTACCTCGGCGAGGACCTGAAGAAGTTCAAATACGCGGAGCTTCTCCGCATAATGGAGACGCTGTCCGAGTACGATAAGAAGCTCAAGCTGAGCTACGCGCCCAAAAGCTTCGTTCTTACAAAGATGGTTATAGATTTATGCGGAGCGCGTTGA
- the rpsT gene encoding 30S ribosomal protein S20, producing the protein MANRIKSGIKRHRQSLKRRDRNTAVKSDLKTQLKKFSTTVAEGDAAAVDNVLRETESKLKKAATKGVIHKKTASRRTGRLAKRVSRERAADVPATEAPAS; encoded by the coding sequence ATGGCTAACAGAATAAAGTCGGGTATTAAAAGGCATCGCCAGAGCTTAAAGAGAAGGGATAGGAACACGGCTGTAAAGTCCGACCTCAAGACCCAGTTAAAGAAGTTCAGCACGACGGTTGCCGAGGGCGACGCCGCTGCCGTGGACAACGTTCTCAGGGAAACCGAATCCAAGCTCAAGAAGGCGGCCACCAAGGGCGTAATCCACAAGAAGACCGCTTCGAGAAGGACCGGCAGGCTCGCGAAGAGGGTCTCCAGAGAGCGTGCCGCGGATGTTCCGGCCACCGAAGCGCCGGCCTCCTGA
- the nirK gene encoding copper-containing nitrite reductase yields MRKIDSVMRADVLLTMFLLVLLSVPGLTGCGNDNNGEATAQPTEKNITRDPADVPPPNGDSQPKTVQVNLEAVEVVEDLASGATFRYWTFNGKVPGPFIRVGVGDTVELHLHNNPDSTQMHSIDLHAVTGPGGGADATQTAPGEESVLTFTATKPGLYVYHCGTPIVAHHIASGMYGLILVEPEGGLTPVDKEFYVMQGEIYTEEPFGQKGELTPSISKLLAQTPTYFVFNGSMGGLTEAYPMHARVGETVRIFFGVGGPNFISSFHVIGEIFDEVYPQGSLSSIPMNDVQTIQVPPGSSTIVELTLDVPGTYILVDHALSRVMLGSAGYLIVE; encoded by the coding sequence ATGAGAAAGATCGATTCAGTCATGCGCGCGGATGTCCTTTTAACCATGTTTCTCCTGGTTTTACTGTCGGTCCCCGGTCTGACCGGATGCGGTAACGATAATAACGGTGAAGCAACGGCCCAGCCCACCGAGAAGAATATAACGCGCGACCCTGCCGACGTGCCGCCGCCCAATGGGGACTCTCAACCGAAAACGGTCCAGGTAAACCTGGAGGCCGTGGAAGTGGTGGAAGATCTCGCTTCGGGGGCGACTTTCAGGTATTGGACTTTTAACGGCAAGGTTCCCGGGCCTTTCATACGAGTAGGCGTCGGGGATACCGTCGAGCTCCATTTGCACAATAATCCGGATAGCACGCAAATGCATTCCATAGATTTGCACGCGGTAACCGGGCCGGGCGGCGGAGCCGACGCCACCCAGACCGCGCCCGGCGAAGAGAGCGTGCTCACGTTCACGGCCACGAAACCCGGGCTCTATGTTTACCACTGCGGCACGCCCATAGTCGCGCATCATATCGCCAGCGGGATGTATGGGTTGATACTCGTAGAGCCTGAAGGCGGATTGACGCCCGTGGATAAGGAATTTTACGTGATGCAAGGCGAGATATACACCGAAGAGCCGTTCGGGCAGAAGGGGGAGCTTACGCCGAGCATAAGCAAATTGCTGGCCCAGACGCCGACCTATTTCGTTTTTAACGGTTCTATGGGCGGGCTTACGGAGGCGTATCCCATGCACGCCCGGGTCGGCGAAACCGTACGTATCTTCTTCGGAGTAGGGGGTCCGAATTTCATTTCATCCTTTCACGTTATCGGGGAAATATTCGACGAGGTCTATCCCCAGGGATCCCTTTCGTCGATTCCCATGAACGACGTGCAGACCATACAGGTCCCTCCCGGCAGCTCCACCATCGTCGAGTTGACGCTCGATGTCCCCGGCACATATATTCTGGTGGACCATGCGCTTTCCAGGGTGATGCTGGGATCGGCGGGATACCTCATAGTCGAATAG
- a CDS encoding TlyA family RNA methyltransferase has translation MPARGGVKKGGKRLDVVLVERGLVDTRARARAVIMAGSVFVAGERMDKAGALVGDDAEIVLKGEPLKYVSRGGLKLEAALDAFGVEVSGKTAVDIGSSTGGFTDCLLQRGASRVYAIDAGRGQLDWKLRQDPRVVSMEKFNARYLKPGDIGGEPVGVAVIDVSFISLTKIIPPAAGVLAPGGVLIALIKPQFEVGKGEVGKGGIVRDETKRKEVVDKITAFASGLGMSVKGVVESPITGADGNVEYLVCAEKS, from the coding sequence ATGCCCGCAAGGGGCGGCGTCAAAAAAGGGGGAAAGCGCCTAGACGTCGTGCTCGTCGAAAGGGGGCTCGTCGATACGAGGGCCCGCGCCAGGGCCGTCATCATGGCGGGGAGCGTCTTCGTCGCGGGCGAGCGCATGGACAAGGCCGGGGCGCTCGTCGGGGACGACGCCGAGATCGTCCTCAAGGGCGAGCCGCTTAAATACGTCTCCCGGGGCGGCCTCAAGCTCGAAGCCGCCCTCGACGCATTCGGCGTGGAAGTCTCAGGGAAAACCGCCGTCGATATAGGCTCCTCCACCGGCGGATTCACAGACTGCCTACTCCAGCGCGGGGCCTCCAGGGTCTACGCGATAGACGCCGGGCGCGGCCAGCTCGACTGGAAGCTCAGGCAGGACCCCCGCGTCGTCTCGATGGAAAAATTCAACGCCCGGTATCTAAAGCCAGGGGATATAGGCGGAGAGCCGGTCGGCGTCGCCGTCATCGACGTCTCCTTTATTTCCCTCACTAAAATCATCCCCCCGGCCGCGGGGGTGCTCGCCCCGGGCGGTGTGCTGATAGCGCTGATAAAGCCCCAGTTCGAGGTGGGGAAGGGCGAGGTCGGAAAGGGCGGCATAGTCAGGGACGAGACGAAGCGAAAAGAGGTCGTCGATAAGATCACGGCCTTCGCCTCGGGCCTAGGGATGAGCGTGAAGGGCGTCGTCGAATCCCCCATAACAGGCGCCGACGGCAACGTGGAATACCTCGTCTGCGCGGAAAAAAGCTGA
- a CDS encoding polyprenyl synthetase family protein yields MEFDIKSYIARNRAEIDAALGSLIPAPESPSTRLVEAVRYSLLAGGKRLRPILMIAACEAVGGDRRRAVPVACALEMIHTYSLIHDDLPSMDDDPLRRGIPTSHVVFGEATAILAGDALLTDAFRLIVTEGRAAGIDSAVICDIIEDMSAAAGSRGMIEGQALDLALEGRLATSLSEIESMHSLKTGALMRTAVTTGARIGGASDDEISALASYAGALGLAFQIRDDLLDLDAASDTGKAKGNDARRGKSTYPGLAGVDESRRKMSELIREAVSRLSAFDERAEPLRRIAIYLGGEG; encoded by the coding sequence ATGGAATTCGATATAAAGAGCTACATCGCCCGGAACAGGGCCGAGATAGACGCGGCGCTCGGCTCGCTCATCCCCGCGCCCGAGTCCCCCTCTACGCGTCTCGTGGAGGCCGTCCGCTACAGCCTGCTCGCCGGGGGAAAGAGGCTCCGCCCTATACTGATGATAGCCGCCTGCGAGGCAGTGGGCGGCGACAGGCGGAGGGCGGTTCCCGTAGCGTGCGCCCTCGAAATGATTCACACGTACTCCCTTATTCACGACGACCTTCCGTCGATGGACGACGACCCTCTCAGGCGCGGCATTCCGACGAGCCACGTCGTCTTCGGCGAGGCGACGGCCATACTCGCGGGCGACGCGCTCCTGACGGATGCATTCCGCCTGATCGTCACTGAAGGCAGGGCGGCGGGCATCGACAGCGCCGTCATATGCGACATCATCGAGGACATGTCGGCGGCGGCCGGCTCGCGCGGGATGATAGAGGGGCAGGCCCTGGACCTCGCCCTCGAAGGCAGGCTGGCGACGTCCCTGTCCGAAATCGAGAGCATGCATTCCTTAAAGACGGGCGCGTTGATGAGGACGGCCGTGACGACGGGCGCCCGCATCGGCGGGGCTTCGGACGACGAAATCTCCGCGCTGGCGTCCTACGCCGGGGCGCTCGGGCTCGCGTTCCAGATACGCGACGACCTCCTCGACCTCGACGCCGCGAGCGACACCGGGAAGGCCAAGGGGAACGACGCCCGCCGCGGAAAGTCTACGTACCCCGGGCTTGCCGGGGTAGACGAATCGCGGCGTAAAATGAGCGAGCTCATACGCGAGGCGGTATCCCGTCTCTCGGCGTTCGACGAGAGGGCCGAGCCGCTGAGGCGGATAGCCATATACCTCGGCGGGGAAGGGTGA
- the xseB gene encoding exodeoxyribonuclease VII small subunit, protein MKSFEDMMKELRDIIRRLESGNLPLEDSIKLFQEGTELISQSHTKLNEIRKKVELLVEKNGEVVPEDFDPEK, encoded by the coding sequence ATGAAATCTTTCGAAGACATGATGAAGGAGCTCAGGGACATAATCCGCCGGCTCGAAAGCGGAAACCTCCCGCTCGAAGACTCTATCAAGCTCTTTCAGGAAGGGACGGAGCTTATATCCCAATCCCACACGAAGCTCAATGAAATAAGGAAAAAAGTCGAGTTGCTGGTCGAGAAAAACGGCGAGGTCGTCCCCGAAGACTTCGATCCCGAGAAGTGA
- a CDS encoding IPTL-CTERM sorting domain-containing protein, which produces MAICATIPGLPPSESESELIFFDYEYIDSFGAETFEVAANVQKCPAFIVQQFGGAQITQLPRRGYSLESVECEGTGIDFIEVENGILVACDEARRELTTCTFVNRIGSLNVPTMSEWGMTGVAAALGLIGVFYAVRRRKASA; this is translated from the coding sequence GTGGCAATTTGCGCGACTATTCCGGGCCTGCCGCCATCGGAATCGGAAAGCGAGCTTATTTTCTTCGATTACGAATACATCGACTCCTTCGGCGCCGAAACGTTCGAAGTCGCCGCGAATGTGCAGAAGTGCCCGGCTTTCATAGTACAGCAGTTCGGCGGCGCACAGATTACGCAGCTCCCACGCCGCGGATACAGCCTCGAATCCGTCGAGTGCGAAGGCACGGGCATCGATTTTATAGAGGTCGAAAACGGCATACTCGTTGCATGCGACGAAGCCAGGCGCGAGCTCACGACCTGCACCTTCGTCAACCGGATAGGCTCTTTGAATGTGCCGACGATGTCGGAATGGGGAATGACAGGAGTTGCCGCCGCTCTCGGACTGATCGGCGTTTTCTATGCGGTTAGAAGGAGAAAGGCCTCGGCCTAG
- a CDS encoding DUF4238 domain-containing protein — protein MIILTTIPLEIGIKLTNRPTRRNHYLPQVYLKSFLTNDVFWVYYKGRNKPVAQTPVNTGVKKNIYNLRGPDGSVDDSLEKVLSMTENDLRTIMEKAVEPKYRLHEDDIEKLAIFFSFLATRVPKNIEEARELFKEFVIHKLKKDSANTNELENAIDYLKQTEKDAILTLEQLQEYYKDIEKYFNLSVNEKFAMIMSIDQSKNIYYELREMNWCLCKAPSGNLFITSDAPLVPFASRPDGSALIGAGYGLDNVEITIPISPFLCIYMTRKPIQKYRPANKNFVIEINRRTAWNAEKMIISSIKTNYLRELTNWATKSLHTPRIDKDRLRYLLEISEDE, from the coding sequence ATGATTATATTAACCACAATACCACTAGAAATCGGAATAAAATTGACCAATAGACCTACACGAAGAAATCACTATCTACCCCAAGTATATTTGAAATCATTCCTAACAAATGACGTTTTTTGGGTTTATTACAAAGGTAGAAACAAGCCAGTAGCGCAAACTCCGGTAAATACTGGTGTTAAGAAAAATATTTATAACCTTAGGGGTCCGGATGGCTCAGTTGATGATTCATTAGAAAAGGTACTGAGCATGACCGAAAACGATTTAAGAACAATTATGGAAAAGGCAGTTGAGCCTAAATATAGACTTCATGAAGATGATATAGAGAAACTTGCAATTTTCTTCTCGTTTTTAGCCACAAGGGTTCCCAAAAATATTGAAGAAGCACGAGAACTATTCAAAGAATTTGTTATTCATAAACTAAAAAAGGATTCTGCAAATACAAATGAGCTTGAAAATGCAATTGACTACCTGAAACAAACAGAGAAGGATGCAATATTAACATTGGAGCAATTGCAGGAATATTACAAAGACATCGAAAAGTATTTCAATTTATCAGTAAATGAAAAATTCGCCATGATAATGAGTATCGACCAATCAAAAAATATCTATTATGAATTAAGAGAAATGAATTGGTGCCTTTGTAAGGCTCCATCTGGCAATTTATTTATTACTTCTGATGCTCCCTTAGTACCTTTTGCATCAAGACCTGATGGATCAGCATTAATTGGTGCGGGATATGGACTAGATAATGTAGAAATTACTATACCAATATCACCTTTTTTATGTATCTATATGACGCGAAAACCGATACAAAAGTACCGTCCAGCTAATAAAAATTTCGTAATAGAGATTAATCGAAGGACGGCATGGAATGCTGAAAAAATGATAATATCATCCATAAAAACAAACTATTTACGAGAACTAACTAATTGGGCCACAAAATCTTTGCATACACCGAGAATTGACAAAGATCGACTGAGATATTTGTTAGAAATTTCCGAAGACGAATAA